In Trichoderma asperellum chromosome 1, complete sequence, a single window of DNA contains:
- a CDS encoding uncharacterized protein (EggNog:ENOG41~SECRETED:SignalP(1-19)), translating into MPSVKSLLSAAALACLASAETIKITATSSNTFEPSNITASHGDILEFHFEPKNHSVVSGLYAFPCTPMQLGTGFFSGFSFNTTDGEADKIFRVTVNGTDPIPFYSSQGNECSGGMVGIINPSKNQTLADYKKRAAALARSVSPGRTSFGGEIVDNDDSSNSTSGDDGKGGSSSGGKGGSSGGSSDKDGKDNGSVSLSVSIGALALAMLMAI; encoded by the exons ATGCCTTCTGTGAAGAGTCTTTTGTCGGCTGCCGCTCTGGCATGCCTAGCCAGCGCAGAGACAATCAAGATCACGGCTACTTCGTCGAACACTTTCGAACCATCGAACATTACGGCATCCCATGGCGATATTCTTGAATTCCATTTCGAGCCGAAAAATCACAGTGTGGTTTCGGGTCTCTACGCCTTCCCTTGCACTCCCATGCAACTGGGCACCGGGTTCTTCTCAGGATTCTCCTTCAACACCACCGACGGCGAAGCA GACAAAATCTTCCGCGTTACGGTAAACGGAACCGACCCGATTCCCTTCTACTCCTCACAGGGCAATGAGTGCTCGGGCGGAATGGTTGGAATCATCAACCCCAGCAAGAACCAGACACTTGCAGACTACAAGAAGCGAGCCGCTGCTTTGGCAAGGAGCGTCTCCCCCGGCAGGACGAGCTTTGGTGGTGAGATTGTCGACAACGATGACTCATCCAACTCTACCAGTGGCGATGATGGAaaaggcggcagcagcagtggtggcaaaggcggcagcagcggcggctctTCAGACAAAGATGGCAAAGATAACGGCAGCGTCTCGTTGTCTGTGTCAATCGGAGCACTGGCACTCGCTATGCTCATGGCCATTTGA
- a CDS encoding uncharacterized protein (EggNog:ENOG41), translating into MSTPAQKANLARIRDNQRRSRARRREYIAELEQRLRNFELEGVSASSEVQLAARRVAEENRQLRELLHKHGFQDEYIAQFLLQQSGSTDPSSGHRFSAGDHVQALQQVISPRRPVSLDSGVPFPLPSQVTREMPTASLSTASAAPWDPQQVAMSSFGHPQVVPPAPHPYASPAFTEGPATSLRQPSFQPLNPSSSLLDDVSQHGGTTPAGGENTAAMSYLSINPYHNPTGRDFPPQPPQPPQPPQPPPPGPGYY; encoded by the exons ATGTCAACTCCTGCA CAAAAAGCCAACCTCGCTCGCATCCGAGACAACCAGAGAAGGTCTCGTGCTCGGAGGAGGGAGTACATCGCCGAACTTGAGCAACGACTTAGAAACTTTGAGCTTGAAGGGGTTTCTGCGAGTTCCGAGGTCCAACTTGCAGCCAGGCGTGTGGCCGAAGAGAATAGACAGCTCCGAGAGCTTCTTCACAAGCACGGCTTCCAAGACGAATACATCGCTCAGTTTCTTTTACAGCAGAGTGGATCGACAGACCCCAGCTCAGGACACCGGTTCAGCGCCGGTGATCATGTTCAGGCGCTTCAGCAGGTCATTAGTCCTCGAAGGCCCGTATCGTTGGACTCTGGAGTTCCCTTTCCACTACCTAGCCAGGTAACCAGAGAAATGCCAACGGCGAGTCTATCGACGGCCAGCGCAGCGCCCTGGGATCCTCAGCAGGTAGCAATGTCGTCGTTTGGACATCCCCAGGTAGTGCCGCCTGCACCGCATCCTTACGCCTCGCCAGCATTTACAGAAGGGCCAGCGACCTCTCTGAGGCAGCCTTCCTTCCAGCCTCTAAATCCTTCAAGCTCGCTGCTTGACGACGTCTCTCAGCACGGCGGAACGACTCCAGCAGGCGGGGAAAATACCGCAGCAATGAGCTACCTTTCCATAAATCCGTATCATAATCCTACAGGCCGCGACtttcctcctcagcctcctcagcctcctcagcctccgcagcctcctcctccgggACCCGGCTATTATTAA
- a CDS encoding uncharacterized protein (EggNog:ENOG41) codes for MDATSNSKPSTNISSQPLKRVAPREDLNIPWYLLVARGELAYSNETQACWRDSTEDEQRVRCENIMRIAFYIVGVDPDDYSICLEACVEKAMSTKLLSTTAWTSWSGHKSLKAKMKLVQQYTDSTKQVHCPPAPIIMAAVALKLIRKVEGTGTDESTILIEQYKTFGMAPTAIHNYAGNEERLIRIMYKLVRPTTEQDEPITESLREVSLDVDSFRSSRHFEPGRRSNAAHRSSSGKPDDTTADNKIEERETLAVEVTCELTRGQAEDELRDILDLFKSKQDTSLQSISYPSSNGQKQPKTIESSAYLECRWILDKYTWTEVVERPMSTTWSNHPAFAIWNETKELVSKKDNPKRIQKRLDMLREILVREAFEKQDSKPLPDTRTQNQTAELRDEITAIKQNLESVQRHTDSLKRQNDEVIQLLKDEKRRKSVCVFQDQLDDI; via the exons ATGGATGCAACATCCAACTCAAAACCCAGCACCAACATTTCCAGTCAGCCTTTGAAACGAGTTGCACCTCGAGAAGATCTGAATATTCCTTGGTACCTGCTAGTTGCGCGTGGCGAGCTTGCGTACAGTAACGAAACCCAAGCATGCTGGAGAGACTCGACGGAGGACGAACAACGTGTTCGCTGCGAGAATATCATGAGGATAGCTTTCTACATCGTCGGCGTGGACCCAGATGATTATTCCATCTGCCTTGAAGCCTGTGTAGAGAAGGCCATGAGTACCAAGCTTCTGTCTACTACTGCATGGACCAGCTGGAGTGGACACAAAAGCCTCAAAGCCAAAATGAAGCTTGTCCAGCAATATACTGACTCCACGAAACAGGTCCACTGCCCTCCAGCACCAATAATAATGGCAGCGGTGGCACTGAAGCTAATCCGAAAAGTTGAGGGCACTGGGACAGATGAGTCAACCATCTTGATTGAACAATACAAAACTTTCGGCATGGCACCAACTGCAATTCACAACTACGCGGGCAACGAAGAACGTCTTATTCGTATCATGTACAAACTCGTTCGACCGACGACTGAGCAAGATGAGCCTATCACTGAGTCTCTGCGTGAAGTGAGTCTCGATGTGGACTCCTTTCGGTCTAGCAGACACTTTGAGCCTGGTAGGCGAAGCAATGCAGCGCATCGTTCTTCATCCGGCAAACCAGACGATACTACCGCAGATAACAAGATCGAAGAGAGGGAAACGCTCGCGGTGGAGGTCACATGCGAGTTGACCAGAGGCCAGGCAGAAGACGAGCTTAGAGACATACTCGACCTCTTCAAAAGCAAGCAAGACACCTCC CTCCAGTCAATAAGCTATCCGTCTTCAAATGGGCAAAAGCAACCAAAGACGATCGAATCCTCGGCCTATTTGGAGTGTCGCTGGATACTGGACAAATACACCTGGACAGAGGTAGTCGAGAGGCCCATGTCAACAACGTGGTCCAATCACCCAGCATTTGCCATTTGGAACGAGACAAAAGAGCTCGTCAGCAAGAAAGACAACCCCAAGCGCATACAAAAGAGACTCGATATGCTGCGTGAGATCCTCGTGCGCGAAGCCTTTGAGAAGCAAGACAGCAAGCCGCTGCCAGATACCCGGACGCAGAACCAAACTGCAGAGCTGCGCGACGAGATTACGGCCATCAAGCAAAACCTGGAGAGCGTTCAACGACACACCGACAGCCTCAAGAGGCAGAATGACGAGGTCATTCAGCTGTTGAAGGATGAAAAGAGGCGCAAGTCGGTGTGCGTTTTTCAAGATCAACTGGACGACATTTGA
- a CDS encoding uncharacterized protein (EggNog:ENOG41~TransMembrane:14 (i85-111o123-141i153-172o178-203i210-229o241-261i282-301o313-334i355-375o387-406i413-432o444-466i478-501o551-569i)), which translates to MPFFDEKAASPEATSPIDHPGFSTSSSENFKNFDAHVDEKSEPAHEPASAASQPANEDGAEIAAAPQGPAPDSPEANYNPKSLKFWLILLSAFVSMFLVALDRTIISTAIPTITDDFKSLGDIGWYGSAYMLSTAAFQLVWGRIYRFYDLRYTFLSCIIIFEVGSAVCGAAPSSPVFIIGRAIAGVGSAGITTGSMLVTIPLIPLAKRPMFQAMFGLVFGIASVSGPLIGGALTERATWRWCFYLNLPVGAVAFVFMFLFLRMPKKPQPPASVSEQILRLDPFGTFFFIPSIVSLLLALQWGGSTYSWNSWRIILLFIMFGLCAIAFAAVQILMPKTASLPPKVITQRTMLSGTFFMIFTAGAMMLCVYYIPLWFQTTHGINPVKSGIYTLPLVLSLVVASIVSGFVTQKSGYYSPSLIIGPCIMAVGEGLLSTFTPDTPSSHWIGYQFLTGFGLGFGFQTINLAIQTVLPKEEIPTGVAIIFFAQQLGGAIFVSVGQTILSTLLVSHLSDIPGLDPMMIVKTGATELARVVPSEFLSAVINAYNYACTRIFLAAVALTCASLLCALGVEFRSIKKPKNQNQNQETKA; encoded by the exons ATGCCTTTCTTCGATGAGAAGGCTGCGTCACCAGAGGCAACATCTCCTATCGATCACCCTGGATTTTCCACATCTTCATCCGAGAATTTCAAGAACTTCGACGCCCATGTCGACGAGAAATCCGAACCAGCGCATGAACCAGCCTCCGCAGCTTCACAGCCAGCAAACGAGGATGGCGCCGAGATAGCGGCAGCACCTCAGGGCCCAGCCCCCGACAGCCCAGAAGCAAACTACAACCCGAAATCTCTAAAGTTCTGGCTCATCTTGCTATCTGCTTTTGTGTCCATGTTCCTCGTCGCCTTGGATCGGACCATCATCTCCACCGCAATTCCCACAATCACCGATGACTTCAAGAGCTTGGGCGACATTGGATGGTATGGATCGGCCTATATGCTTTCTACAGCTGCCTTTCAGCTGGTCTGGGGACGTATTTACCGCTTCTACGATTTACGATATACCTTTTTAtcctgcatcatcatctttgagGTAGGTTCTGCGGTATGTGGCGCCGCGCCAAGTTCACCCGTCTTCATTATTG GTCGAGCAATCGCAGGTGTAGGTTCTGCGGGAATCACCACAGGATCGATGCTGGTTACAATTCCACTGATCCCCCTGGCAAAGCGTCCTATGTTTCAAG CCATGTTCGGTCTGGTATTTGGCATTGCCAGTGTTTCTGGTCCCCTCATAGGCGGAGCTCTCACCGAACGCGCAACATGGCGATGGTGCTTCTACCTGAACCTCCCCGTCGGAGCCGTCGCCTTCGTTTTCATGTTCCTCTTCTTGAGAATGCCCAAGAAGCCTCAGCCGCCTGCTTCTGTCAGCGAACAGATTCTCCGTCTTGACCCCTTTGGCacattcttcttcatacCTTCAATCGTGTCTCTCCTGCTTGCGCTGCAGTGGGGAGGATCGACATATTCATGGAATAGCTGGCGTAtcattctcctcttcatcatgtTTGGGCTGTGTGCCATAGCGTTTGCTGCAGTTCAAATTTTGATGCCCAAGACGGCGTCGCTGCCTCCAAAGGTTATTACGCAGAGGACCATGCTCTCCGGGACGTTCTTTATGATATTCACTGCTGGTGCGATGATGCTTTGTGTTTACTACATACCGCTATGGT TTCAAACCACGCATGGCATTAATCCGGTCAAGTCGGGTATATACACTCTTCCGCTTGTTCTCAGTCTTGTGGTGGCATCCATCGTTTCAGGCTTCGTCACCCAAAAGTCCGGATACTATTCCCCATCCCTGATCATTGGCCCATGCATCATGGCCGTCGGCGAAGGCCTCTTATCCACATTCACACCAGATACCCCATCTTCTCACTGGATCGGCTATCAATTCCTCACTGGATTTGGCCTAGGATTTGGCTTCCAGACCATCAATCTGGCTATCCAAACAGTACTGCCCAAGGAGGAGATTCCGACAGGCGTTGcaatcatcttctttgcgcagcagcttggAGGTGCCATCTTCGTTTCTGTTGGCCAGACAATCCTCAGCACCTTGCTCGTCTCTCACCTCTCGGACATCCCAGGCCTAGACCCCATGATGATTGTGAAGACCGGCGCAACCGAGCTCGCAAGAGTTGTCCCTTCGGAATTTCTGTCAGCTGTAATTAATGCGTACAATTATGCCTGCACGAGAATCTTCCTTGCTGCAGTAGCACTGACTTGCGCTTCGCTGCTCTGCGCGCTTGGTGTTGAGTTTAGAAGTATCAAGAAACCCAAGAATCAGAATCAGAATCAGGAGACAAAGGCATAA